Proteins encoded within one genomic window of Planctomycetota bacterium:
- the pyrE gene encoding orotate phosphoribosyltransferase, producing MDRTTLAAEIAKVAMLRGTFTLRSGKISHYYLDKYLFSTRPEILRELGAMFASRVPMGTTRLAGAELGGIPLVSAASISSGLPCVFVRNQKKDYGTAKQLEGKLERGDHVMIVEDVATTGGQALEAAKVLREGGAEISSIVCVIDRMEGAREHVEAAGIKFDSLFTVRDLGIVPDATAAAQ from the coding sequence ATGGACCGCACCACGCTCGCCGCTGAAATCGCCAAGGTCGCCATGCTGCGCGGAACTTTCACGCTCCGCAGTGGCAAGATCAGCCACTACTACCTGGACAAGTACCTTTTCAGCACGCGGCCGGAAATTCTGCGCGAGCTCGGGGCGATGTTCGCCTCCCGCGTTCCCATGGGCACCACGCGTCTGGCCGGCGCCGAGCTCGGCGGCATTCCGCTGGTCTCGGCGGCCAGCATTTCCAGCGGCCTGCCCTGCGTCTTCGTGCGCAACCAGAAGAAGGACTACGGCACCGCCAAGCAGCTCGAGGGCAAGCTGGAGCGCGGCGACCACGTGATGATCGTCGAAGATGTCGCCACCACCGGCGGCCAGGCGCTGGAGGCCGCCAAGGTGCTGCGCGAGGGCGGCGCCGAAATCTCTTCCATCGTGTGCGTGATCGACCGCATGGAGGGCGCCCGCGAGCACGTCGAGGCCGCGGGAATCAAGTTCGACTCGCTCTTCACGGTGCGCGACCTGGGCATCGTTCCCGACGCCACCGCCGCGGCGCAATGA
- a CDS encoding glycoside hydrolase family 57 protein, whose product MASVVLYFQVHQPFRLRRYSVFDTDPFYFDAEANGTILQKVANKCYRPTTEKILDLVKRHDNRFRVSYSISGVALQQFEQWAPDLIDLFKRLADTGACEFLAETSHHSLSFLFSRKEFEEQVAIQEAMIERLFGQKPKVFRNTELIYSNEVGGHIAWMGRHKAVVCEGVDRLLGFRNPNYLYTVPTHGMPKGRPPMPLLLKNYRLSDDIAFRFSNRDWKDWPLSAEKFAGWVNQINGDGHLCNLFMDYETFGEHQWAETGIFDFLDALPEKIFDVNPGQNEFLTPSQAIEKYRPVGEYDVPKPISWADMERDLSAWLGNPLQDNAVEELYRIEPAVREKHQKGDQYILEDWRKLTTSDHLYYMCTKYWSDGDVHKYFSPYDSPYDAYINFMNVLDNLRTRAGA is encoded by the coding sequence GTGGCCAGCGTCGTCCTTTATTTTCAGGTGCATCAGCCCTTTCGGCTGCGACGCTACTCGGTTTTTGACACCGACCCGTTCTATTTCGACGCCGAGGCCAACGGCACGATTCTGCAGAAGGTGGCCAACAAGTGCTACCGACCGACCACCGAGAAGATCCTCGACCTGGTGAAGCGGCATGACAACCGTTTCCGGGTGAGTTATTCCATCAGCGGCGTGGCGCTGCAGCAGTTCGAGCAATGGGCGCCGGACCTCATCGACCTTTTCAAGCGGCTTGCCGACACCGGCGCCTGCGAGTTCCTGGCCGAGACCAGCCATCATTCGCTCAGCTTCCTCTTCAGCCGCAAGGAGTTCGAGGAGCAGGTCGCCATCCAGGAGGCCATGATCGAGCGGCTCTTCGGGCAGAAGCCCAAGGTCTTTCGCAACACCGAGCTGATCTATTCCAACGAGGTCGGCGGACACATCGCGTGGATGGGTCGGCACAAGGCGGTGGTCTGCGAGGGAGTCGACCGGCTGCTGGGCTTCCGCAATCCCAACTATCTCTACACGGTGCCGACGCATGGCATGCCCAAGGGGCGGCCGCCGATGCCGCTGCTGCTGAAGAACTACCGGCTGAGCGACGACATCGCGTTCCGTTTCAGCAACCGCGACTGGAAGGATTGGCCGCTTTCAGCGGAGAAGTTCGCGGGCTGGGTGAACCAGATCAACGGCGACGGCCACCTCTGCAATCTCTTCATGGACTACGAGACCTTCGGCGAGCATCAGTGGGCGGAGACGGGCATCTTCGACTTCCTCGACGCGCTGCCGGAAAAGATCTTCGATGTCAATCCGGGGCAGAACGAATTCCTCACGCCGTCGCAGGCCATCGAGAAGTACCGGCCGGTGGGGGAGTACGACGTGCCCAAGCCGATCTCATGGGCGGACATGGAGCGCGATCTGTCGGCGTGGCTTGGCAATCCGCTGCAGGACAATGCGGTCGAGGAGCTCTACCGCATCGAGCCCGCGGTGCGCGAGAAGCATCAGAAGGGCGACCAATACATTCTGGAGGATTGGCGCAAGCTGACCACCAGCGACCATCTGTATTACATGTGCACCAAGTACTGGTCCGACGGCGATGTGCACAAGTATTTCTCGCCCTACGACAGTCCGTACGACGCCTACATCAACTTCATGAATGTGCTGGACAACCTGCGCACTCGCGCGGGGGCGTGA
- a CDS encoding NAD-dependent epimerase: MLVLVTGAAGFIGSFTAHQLLDRGDQVVAFDNMNDYYDPALKRARLARLESRKGFSFSHLELCDTIGVKKLFASYKFDRVIHLAAQAGVRHSMEHPLVYAQSNLVGMTNILEGCRHSEVPHMVYASTSSVYGFNTTQPFSPHHTADHPMTFYAATKRANELMAHSYSHIFRLPTTGLRFFSVYGPWGRPDMALFMFTKSILAGQPIRVFNHGKHTRDFTYVDDIARGVIAAADRIATPNPKFDPANSDPASSSAPWRLYNIGCSKPVQLLRYIEVLEHCLGRKAIMEMLPLQLGDVPDACADTTDLARDMNYQPSTPIETGVAKFVEWYRDYYKV; this comes from the coding sequence ATGCTCGTTCTGGTCACCGGCGCCGCTGGATTCATCGGCTCGTTCACGGCGCATCAGCTGCTTGACCGCGGCGACCAGGTGGTCGCCTTCGACAACATGAACGACTACTACGACCCCGCACTCAAGCGGGCCCGCCTCGCCCGCCTGGAGTCGCGCAAGGGCTTCTCGTTCTCGCATCTGGAATTGTGCGACACCATCGGCGTCAAGAAACTCTTCGCTTCCTACAAGTTCGACCGCGTCATTCACCTCGCCGCCCAGGCCGGTGTGCGTCACTCCATGGAGCACCCTCTGGTCTACGCGCAGAGCAACCTGGTCGGCATGACCAACATCCTCGAGGGCTGCCGTCACAGCGAAGTGCCGCACATGGTCTACGCCAGCACCAGCTCCGTCTACGGATTCAACACCACGCAGCCTTTTTCGCCGCACCACACCGCCGACCATCCGATGACTTTCTACGCGGCGACCAAGCGGGCCAACGAGCTCATGGCCCACTCCTACAGCCACATCTTCCGCCTTCCCACCACCGGCCTTCGCTTCTTCTCCGTCTATGGTCCGTGGGGCCGCCCCGACATGGCCCTCTTCATGTTCACCAAGTCCATCCTGGCCGGCCAGCCGATTCGCGTTTTCAACCACGGCAAGCACACACGCGACTTCACCTATGTGGATGACATCGCCCGCGGAGTCATTGCCGCCGCCGATCGCATCGCCACGCCGAACCCCAAGTTCGACCCCGCCAATTCCGACCCCGCCAGCAGCAGCGCGCCGTGGCGCCTCTACAACATCGGCTGCTCCAAACCCGTGCAGCTTCTGCGCTACATCGAGGTGCTGGAGCACTGCCTAGGCCGCAAGGCGATCATGGAAATGCTGCCGCTTCAGCTTGGCGATGTGCCCGACGCCTGCGCCGACACCACCGACCTGGCTCGCGACATGAACTACCAGCCCTCGACGCCGATCGAGACCGGCGTGGCCAAGTTCGTGGAGTGGTACCGCGACTATTACAAAGTTTAG
- a CDS encoding glycosyltransferase family 4 protein: MTKTLAILGKNANHVLAFRGSLIRAAQCKGCRVIALTAPGTARAKQRLKEAGVEHFDTPLQGGKISPWSDMRFQNAVEAVLREQQVDALLAYNPKCIAYGPIAARRAGVKHVAAIVTGLGYAFMGGSPIRRLVQFFSTRLYRRSLAACNAVFFQNQQDRDELASMGVLEHVANDRILMIPGSGVDLTHFAAQPVPSQTHFLMVSRPLKDKGVAEFAHACKIVRTKDPSIRCTLLCARDDNPTSFSRDQIVKWASEGCFEALDEVEDIRPHLAACSVFVLPSYREGTSKVVLEAMATGRAIISTDAIGCRDPIQVGVNGLLVPVQSAERLAEAMLQLAHDHARTAAMGAASRKVAEVRYDAAIVNTAILNAIGLA; the protein is encoded by the coding sequence ATGACGAAGACTCTCGCAATCCTGGGCAAGAACGCCAACCATGTGCTGGCCTTTCGCGGCAGCTTGATCAGGGCGGCGCAGTGCAAGGGTTGCCGCGTGATCGCGCTCACGGCGCCGGGCACCGCGCGTGCGAAGCAGCGACTCAAGGAAGCGGGCGTGGAGCACTTCGACACGCCGCTGCAAGGCGGAAAGATTTCTCCGTGGTCTGATATGCGATTTCAAAACGCTGTCGAAGCAGTCTTGCGGGAGCAACAAGTGGACGCACTCCTCGCGTACAACCCCAAGTGCATCGCTTATGGACCGATCGCGGCGCGGCGGGCGGGCGTGAAGCATGTCGCGGCGATTGTCACCGGACTCGGCTACGCATTCATGGGGGGCTCGCCGATCCGGCGACTCGTGCAGTTCTTCTCGACCCGGCTCTATCGGCGCTCACTCGCGGCATGCAATGCGGTTTTCTTCCAGAATCAGCAGGACCGCGATGAGCTTGCGTCGATGGGCGTGCTCGAGCATGTTGCGAATGATCGCATTCTCATGATTCCAGGTTCGGGTGTCGATCTGACGCACTTCGCGGCTCAACCCGTGCCCTCGCAGACTCACTTCTTAATGGTCAGCCGTCCGCTCAAGGACAAGGGCGTCGCGGAGTTCGCCCATGCGTGCAAGATAGTCCGCACGAAGGATCCGTCGATACGCTGCACGCTGCTCTGCGCGCGGGATGACAATCCGACGAGCTTCAGCCGCGATCAAATCGTGAAGTGGGCAAGCGAGGGTTGCTTCGAAGCCCTCGACGAGGTGGAGGACATCCGCCCGCACCTCGCCGCATGCAGCGTGTTCGTGCTGCCCTCCTACCGCGAGGGCACAAGCAAGGTCGTGCTTGAGGCCATGGCAACCGGTCGCGCAATCATTTCAACGGACGCAATTGGCTGCCGCGATCCGATCCAGGTCGGAGTCAACGGACTACTGGTTCCAGTTCAATCAGCCGAGCGGCTGGCGGAGGCCATGCTTCAACTCGCCCACGATCACGCTCGAACCGCTGCGATGGGCGCGGCGAGCCGCAAGGTCGCAGAAGTGCGCTACGACGCAGCAATCGTCAACACCGCGATTCTGAACGCAATCGGACTCGCCTGA
- the asnB gene encoding asparagine synthase (glutamine-hydrolyzing) yields MCGIAGLVDFAGALNNPEGVLREMAATLRHRGPDASGVWFDAKSRAGLAHTRLKIIDCTDAAAQPMRSISGRFTLVYNGEIYNFHELRDELQMLGASFRSQSDTEVLLAAVEQWGVQAAARRTVGMFAFAIHDAVERKLHLVRDRIGIKPLHYGWIGAGERRTFVFASELKAIAGMPGFERAVDREALAAYFQFLYVPAPRTIWKGISKLEPARVLTLNLDSGETQTAIYWNARAIAERGIAEPFEGGDEQAEEALFRRIQEAVDGHMVADVPIGSFLSGGIDSTLVTAMMQSLSSRPIQTFTVGFNEGKFDERVFADNIARHLRTDHTSVQVSPHEMREAIPQLADMYDEPFADSSQLPTYVISRMARRSVKVALSGDGGDELFAGYNRHRVIDEMWGTLQRIPGPLRVAAARTIQMFSTRALDAIGKVATPLLPESLRSSQFGDHLHKFASLAEAKEWGDAYVALVSAWNEPSKLVIGARGGANGGTHIGEGIGAGHSPAPEADMPDALRGMQWLDQTTYLVDDILTKVDRASMAASLETRVPLLDHRLVEFAWTLPADMKVRNGQGKWLLRKVLNRFVPAPLHDRPKMGFAIPLEEWLRGPLRKWADALLEPGRIERHGFLNKDTVAHEWSQLCAGKGGHQHRMWAVLMWMKWAQRWKPTS; encoded by the coding sequence ATGTGCGGCATAGCGGGCCTGGTTGATTTCGCGGGGGCCCTGAACAATCCGGAGGGCGTGCTCCGCGAGATGGCGGCAACGCTGCGCCACCGCGGTCCCGACGCGTCGGGTGTGTGGTTCGATGCGAAGTCGCGTGCGGGGCTGGCGCACACGAGATTGAAGATCATCGACTGCACTGACGCCGCGGCGCAGCCGATGCGCAGCATCAGCGGCCGTTTCACGCTGGTCTACAACGGCGAGATCTACAACTTTCACGAGTTGCGCGATGAGCTGCAGATGCTGGGGGCGTCGTTCCGATCTCAATCGGACACCGAGGTGCTGCTGGCCGCCGTCGAGCAATGGGGTGTGCAGGCGGCGGCGCGGCGGACGGTGGGCATGTTCGCCTTCGCCATCCATGATGCGGTGGAGCGCAAGCTGCATCTGGTGCGCGACCGGATCGGCATCAAGCCACTCCACTATGGTTGGATTGGTGCCGGCGAACGGCGCACCTTCGTCTTCGCCAGCGAGCTGAAGGCGATCGCAGGCATGCCCGGCTTCGAACGCGCCGTCGACCGCGAGGCACTGGCCGCCTACTTCCAGTTCCTCTATGTGCCAGCGCCGCGGACCATCTGGAAAGGAATCTCCAAGCTCGAGCCCGCCCGCGTTCTCACACTCAACCTGGATTCGGGCGAAACGCAGACCGCGATCTACTGGAACGCGCGGGCGATTGCGGAGCGCGGCATCGCCGAGCCCTTCGAGGGCGGCGACGAGCAGGCCGAGGAGGCGCTCTTTCGTCGAATCCAGGAAGCGGTCGACGGACACATGGTCGCGGACGTCCCGATCGGCTCGTTTCTTTCCGGCGGCATCGACTCGACGCTGGTGACGGCCATGATGCAGTCGCTCTCGAGCCGGCCGATCCAGACCTTCACGGTTGGTTTCAACGAAGGAAAGTTTGACGAGCGAGTCTTCGCCGACAACATCGCCCGACACCTGCGCACCGACCACACCAGCGTGCAAGTTTCGCCACACGAGATGCGCGAGGCGATTCCGCAGCTTGCGGACATGTACGACGAGCCCTTCGCGGACTCCAGTCAGTTGCCGACCTATGTCATCAGCCGCATGGCGCGGCGGTCGGTCAAGGTGGCGCTCTCCGGCGACGGCGGCGACGAACTCTTTGCCGGCTATAACCGCCACCGCGTGATCGACGAGATGTGGGGAACACTGCAAAGGATTCCCGGGCCGCTGCGAGTCGCCGCGGCGCGAACCATCCAGATGTTCTCCACACGGGCGCTCGACGCGATCGGCAAAGTCGCCACTCCCCTGCTTCCCGAGTCGCTGCGCTCCAGCCAGTTCGGCGACCATCTGCACAAGTTTGCGTCGCTGGCGGAGGCGAAGGAGTGGGGCGACGCCTATGTCGCGCTGGTGAGCGCGTGGAACGAGCCGAGCAAACTGGTCATCGGCGCTCGTGGTGGCGCCAACGGTGGCACCCATATTGGCGAAGGTATTGGCGCGGGCCATTCGCCGGCGCCAGAAGCCGACATGCCCGACGCGCTGCGCGGCATGCAGTGGCTCGACCAGACCACCTATCTCGTCGACGACATCCTGACCAAGGTCGACCGGGCGAGCATGGCCGCGAGTCTGGAAACGCGCGTTCCGCTGCTGGACCATCGACTGGTCGAGTTCGCATGGACGCTGCCCGCGGACATGAAGGTGCGCAACGGCCAGGGCAAGTGGCTGCTGCGGAAGGTGCTCAACCGATTTGTTCCGGCGCCGCTGCATGACCGGCCCAAGATGGGGTTTGCGATTCCGCTGGAAGAGTGGCTGCGCGGGCCGCTGCGAAAGTGGGCCGATGCGCTGCTTGAACCCGGGCGAATCGAGCGGCACGGTTTCCTGAACAAGGACACCGTGGCGCACGAATGGTCGCAGTTGTGCGCTGGCAAGGGCGGACACCAACATCGAATGTGGGCGGTGCTGATGTGGATGAAGTGGGCACAGCGCTGGAAGCCGACCTCATGA